One part of the Streptomyces ferrugineus genome encodes these proteins:
- a CDS encoding effector-associated constant component EACC1 has product MALRIAGDSAEDDVRSLYEWLLLDRTVRREAHVEMASSSAPVPGQQGAVLDLVSLVLGSGISAASLGVSIASWRATRPQEPTITVERADGSKVTITGTSREEAQRLIEQLLGEQQ; this is encoded by the coding sequence TTGGCGTTGCGGATCGCGGGCGACTCGGCCGAGGACGACGTCCGGTCCTTGTATGAGTGGCTGCTCTTGGACCGCACGGTTCGACGCGAGGCACATGTGGAGATGGCGTCGTCATCCGCGCCGGTCCCAGGACAGCAAGGCGCGGTGCTGGATCTGGTGTCGCTGGTGCTGGGCAGTGGAATCAGCGCGGCGTCGCTCGGGGTGTCGATAGCTTCGTGGCGGGCCACCCGCCCTCAGGAACCGACCATCACCGTTGAGCGCGCCGACGGCAGCAAGGTGACGATCACAGGCACATCCCGCGAAGAGGCACAGCGCCTGATAGAGCAGCTGCTCGGTGAGCAGCAGTAG
- a CDS encoding EamA family transporter — MATIALTAFAPAAWGTTYAVTTELLPPGHPLFAALIRALPAGLLALAITRVLPRGAWWWKAGVLGALNIGTLFPLLFVAAERLPGGVAATLGATQPLLVAGLAVAVLHVRPTLWRLTWGVLGVAGVGLVVLGPEARLDAVGVLAGLGGTTAMACGTVLTKRWGRPAGVGSLTLAGWQLAAGGLLLLPLTLTVEGLPPRIDTGAAAGYLWLGSLDGLIAYTLWLRGIGKLPVGAAAPLVLLSPLVAAVIGLALGESLSLPQSLGFVLALAALLAAQFESPRGPSRVLVRGGPVGDGGVREGRVREERVR, encoded by the coding sequence ATGGCGACCATCGCGCTGACCGCGTTCGCCCCCGCCGCGTGGGGCACCACGTACGCCGTCACCACGGAACTCCTCCCACCCGGGCATCCGTTGTTCGCCGCGCTGATACGCGCCCTGCCCGCCGGGCTGCTCGCGCTGGCGATCACCCGTGTGCTGCCGCGCGGCGCGTGGTGGTGGAAGGCCGGTGTCCTCGGCGCGCTCAACATCGGCACCCTGTTCCCCCTGCTGTTCGTGGCGGCCGAACGACTCCCCGGCGGCGTCGCAGCCACCCTCGGCGCGACACAGCCCCTGCTGGTCGCCGGGCTGGCCGTGGCGGTGCTCCACGTCCGGCCGACGCTCTGGCGTCTGACCTGGGGCGTGCTGGGCGTGGCCGGCGTCGGACTCGTCGTGCTCGGCCCCGAGGCACGGCTGGACGCGGTCGGTGTGCTCGCCGGTCTCGGCGGCACGACAGCCATGGCCTGCGGCACCGTTCTCACCAAGCGCTGGGGCCGGCCCGCGGGGGTGGGTTCCCTGACCCTGGCCGGCTGGCAACTGGCCGCCGGTGGCCTGCTGTTGCTTCCCCTCACCCTCACCGTCGAGGGACTGCCCCCGCGGATCGACACCGGAGCGGCCGCCGGATACCTGTGGCTCGGCAGCCTGGACGGGCTGATCGCGTACACGCTGTGGCTCCGCGGCATCGGAAAGCTGCCGGTGGGCGCGGCCGCACCGCTGGTGCTGCTGTCCCCGCTGGTCGCGGCGGTCATCGGCCTGGCGTTGGGGGAGTCCCTGAGCCTGCCGCAGTCGCTGGGGTTCGTCCTCGCGCTGGCGGCGTTGCTGGCGGCGCAGTTCGAGTCGCCGAGGGGGCCCTCGCGGGTGTTGGTGCGTGGGGGGCCGGTTGGGGATGGGGGAGTTCGGGAGGGGCGGGTTCGAGAGGAGCGGGTTCGATGA
- a CDS encoding LysR family transcriptional regulator translates to MDLQQMRYVVAVAETRNFTRAAERCFVVQSSLSHRIAALERELGVKLFARSSRRVEPTSAGVAFVAAARECLAAADRAVADAAAATGVVRGRLAVGVIVTTAAVDVPELLRRYRARYPDVRVVLRSGRSDELAGAVRDGELDIAFLGLPEGERPSGVEALVLDHDEHALVVPAGHRLAGASRVTLREIAEETFVDFAAGTPARAQSDRAFAAAGLVRDVAYEAGVVELISRLVARGLGIALLPSAYVRPLAADDPALELVRVLDGPHRTEYLVWSRFNPSPATRAMLDVLGVGQRPAET, encoded by the coding sequence GTGGATCTCCAGCAGATGCGATACGTCGTCGCCGTGGCCGAAACCCGTAACTTCACGCGCGCGGCGGAGCGCTGCTTCGTGGTGCAGTCGTCCCTCAGTCACCGGATCGCCGCGCTGGAGCGCGAGCTCGGCGTCAAGCTGTTCGCCCGCTCCAGCCGCCGCGTCGAACCGACCAGCGCCGGAGTGGCGTTCGTGGCCGCCGCGCGCGAGTGCCTGGCCGCGGCCGACCGCGCGGTCGCCGACGCCGCCGCCGCGACCGGGGTGGTACGGGGCCGGCTCGCCGTGGGCGTGATCGTGACCACGGCCGCCGTGGACGTACCGGAGCTGCTGCGGCGGTATCGGGCGCGGTACCCGGACGTTCGGGTCGTGCTGCGTTCCGGGCGCAGCGACGAGCTGGCCGGGGCGGTCCGGGACGGTGAGCTGGACATCGCCTTCCTGGGGTTGCCGGAGGGTGAGCGGCCGTCCGGTGTGGAGGCCCTCGTCCTCGATCACGACGAGCACGCCCTGGTGGTGCCGGCCGGGCACCGGCTCGCGGGTGCCTCCCGGGTGACGCTGCGGGAGATCGCCGAGGAGACCTTCGTGGACTTCGCGGCCGGGACACCCGCCCGCGCCCAGTCCGACCGGGCCTTCGCCGCCGCGGGACTGGTCCGGGACGTCGCCTACGAGGCGGGGGTCGTCGAGCTGATCTCCCGGCTGGTCGCGCGCGGGCTCGGCATCGCGCTGCTGCCGTCGGCGTACGTCCGTCCGCTGGCCGCCGACGACCCCGCGCTGGAGCTGGTCCGCGTGCTCGACGGACCGCACCGCACGGAGTACCTGGTGTGGAGCCGCTTCAACCCCAGCCCGGCGACCCGGGCGATGCTCGACGTCCTCGGGGTCGGGCAGCGGCCGGCGGAGACCTGA
- a CDS encoding ABATE domain-containing protein, with the protein MRAMNETVESPLPPAPGAEQYPSLALVNSSIALPGGHFVDFLGTPAGANDWLVGLGLAPLDAGMREMCAAQLRSLREQIRSLFDSRVAALPALPAALAAVNDALTRVPTAPLLQWDEKNGPYRAAPHPTTEIVDHALATLAADAADLLTSPAAERLTACGSPPCSRYLLRHGRRHWCSTRCGDRARAARAYARRTQPAGD; encoded by the coding sequence ATGAGAGCCATGAACGAGACCGTCGAGTCGCCGCTGCCGCCCGCGCCAGGCGCGGAGCAGTACCCGTCGCTCGCCCTCGTCAACAGCTCCATCGCGCTGCCGGGCGGGCACTTCGTCGACTTCCTCGGCACTCCGGCCGGGGCGAACGACTGGCTCGTCGGCCTCGGGCTCGCTCCGCTCGACGCCGGGATGCGGGAGATGTGCGCGGCCCAGTTGCGGTCGCTGCGGGAACAGATCCGGTCGCTGTTCGACTCGCGGGTCGCCGCGCTGCCCGCGCTGCCCGCCGCTCTCGCCGCCGTCAACGACGCGCTGACCCGGGTGCCCACGGCCCCGCTGCTCCAGTGGGACGAGAAGAACGGCCCTTACCGCGCGGCCCCGCACCCGACCACCGAGATCGTCGACCACGCCCTGGCGACCCTCGCCGCCGACGCCGCCGACCTGCTCACCTCGCCGGCGGCCGAACGCCTCACCGCCTGCGGCTCGCCCCCCTGCAGCCGCTACCTGCTGCGGCACGGCCGCCGCCACTGGTGCTCCACCCGCTGCGGCGACCGAGCCCGCGCGGCCCGCGCATACGCCCGCCGCACGCAGCCCGCCGGGGACTAG
- a CDS encoding sensor histidine kinase: MGGPARGRLARLFTGRRRTGLASLRGTFAVSFAAVTAVVTVLVGLLSYTAAARLVRVDQESVFDEVVQDLRGEVRQRSMSPRDFSSSAPGHDLVRPARTDVQVLGPDGSVVDPGRPGLPVTDADIRIAVDATAGRMVQHKDVGVDSDVYRIATVALGDGRGAVQVAQEFSDTEDLLRALQQRTLLLMAAVVTLAGLFGWWLARRITRRLVVLTDAAEDVARTRRLGIQVPVTGYDEVGRLGRAFDRMLGRLAQSEEDQRRLVQDAGHELRTPLTSLRTNISLLRRIDELPPDTREELVADLGQEARELTDLVNELVDLAAGQSDTEPARRVDLAEIAEDVAVIARRRTGRRILVRASGDTTTDGRPGMLQRAVTNLVENAAKFDRDGAAPIEINVAGPARPGAVRVEVLDRGPGIAEDDLMRVFDRFYRAADARSLPGSGLGLSIVREVALAHGGAPFAFRREGGGTAIGFTAGGSG; encoded by the coding sequence GTGGGCGGCCCGGCCCGGGGGCGGCTCGCCCGGTTGTTCACCGGACGGCGGCGGACCGGACTCGCCTCCCTGCGCGGCACCTTCGCGGTGTCCTTCGCGGCCGTGACCGCCGTGGTCACCGTCCTGGTCGGGCTGCTGTCGTACACCGCCGCCGCCCGGCTGGTGCGGGTCGACCAGGAGTCCGTGTTCGACGAGGTCGTGCAGGATCTGCGCGGCGAGGTGCGGCAGCGGTCGATGAGCCCGCGGGACTTCTCCTCCTCCGCGCCCGGCCACGATCTCGTACGGCCCGCCCGTACCGATGTGCAGGTGCTGGGCCCCGACGGCTCCGTCGTCGACCCGGGGCGGCCGGGGCTGCCGGTCACGGACGCCGACATACGGATCGCGGTGGACGCGACGGCGGGGCGGATGGTCCAGCACAAGGACGTCGGTGTCGACAGCGACGTCTACCGCATCGCCACCGTCGCGCTCGGCGACGGCCGGGGCGCGGTGCAGGTGGCCCAGGAGTTCAGCGACACCGAGGACCTGCTGCGGGCGCTCCAGCAGCGCACGCTGCTGCTGATGGCGGCCGTGGTGACGCTCGCGGGGCTCTTCGGCTGGTGGCTGGCCCGGCGCATCACACGCCGCCTTGTCGTCCTCACCGACGCGGCCGAGGACGTCGCCCGCACCCGCCGGCTCGGCATCCAGGTGCCGGTCACGGGCTACGACGAGGTCGGCCGCCTGGGCCGGGCCTTCGACCGCATGCTGGGCCGGCTGGCCCAGTCGGAGGAGGACCAGCGGCGCCTGGTGCAGGACGCGGGCCACGAGCTGCGCACCCCGCTGACCTCGCTGCGCACGAACATCTCCCTGCTGCGCCGCATCGACGAACTGCCGCCCGACACCCGCGAGGAGCTGGTGGCCGACCTGGGCCAGGAGGCGCGCGAACTGACCGACCTGGTCAACGAGCTGGTCGATCTCGCGGCCGGGCAGTCCGACACCGAGCCGGCCCGGCGGGTGGACCTCGCCGAGATCGCCGAGGACGTCGCGGTCATCGCCCGGCGGCGCACCGGACGGCGGATCCTGGTCCGCGCGAGCGGTGACACGACGACGGACGGGCGGCCGGGGATGCTCCAGCGGGCGGTGACCAACCTCGTCGAGAACGCGGCGAAGTTCGACCGCGACGGCGCCGCGCCGATCGAGATCAACGTCGCCGGGCCCGCACGCCCCGGGGCGGTGCGCGTCGAGGTCCTCGACCGGGGGCCGGGCATCGCCGAGGACGACCTCATGCGGGTCTTCGACCGCTTCTACCGCGCCGCCGACGCACGCTCGCTGCCCGGGTCCGGGCTCGGGCTGTCCATCGTGCGGGAGGTGGCGCTGGCACACGGCGGGGCCCCGTTCGCGTTCCGGCGGGAGGGCGGCGGGACGGCGATCGGGTTCACGGCGGGTGGTTCGGGGTGA
- a CDS encoding response regulator transcription factor — translation MLLAEDDRAIRHALERALTLEGYRVTAVADGVEALAQAHRTPPDVLVLDVMMPGIDGLQVCRVLRAEGDRTPILMLTALVETQDRIAGLDAGADDYVVKPFDVEEVFARLRALLRRTSETNGGPVDVPKQPAPEPTARLIEAAGLRMDPQARRAWRGARELELTRTEFELLELLVRNAGIVLDHSTIYDRIWGYDFGPGSKNLAVYVGYLRRKLDEPDAPQLIHTVRGVGYVLRED, via the coding sequence GTGCTCCTCGCCGAAGACGACCGCGCCATCCGCCACGCCCTGGAGCGCGCGCTGACCCTGGAGGGCTATCGGGTCACCGCGGTCGCCGACGGGGTCGAGGCACTGGCGCAGGCCCACCGCACGCCGCCGGACGTGCTCGTGCTGGACGTGATGATGCCCGGCATCGACGGGCTCCAGGTGTGCCGGGTGCTGCGCGCCGAGGGCGACCGCACCCCGATCCTGATGCTGACGGCGTTGGTGGAGACCCAGGACCGCATCGCCGGCCTGGACGCGGGCGCCGACGACTACGTCGTGAAGCCCTTCGACGTGGAGGAGGTCTTCGCCCGGCTGCGCGCACTGCTGCGCCGCACCAGTGAGACGAACGGCGGCCCCGTCGACGTACCGAAGCAGCCCGCCCCCGAGCCCACCGCCCGGCTGATCGAGGCGGCCGGGCTGCGGATGGACCCGCAGGCGCGCCGGGCCTGGCGGGGCGCGCGGGAGCTGGAGCTGACGCGGACCGAGTTCGAGCTCCTTGAGCTGCTGGTGCGCAACGCCGGCATCGTCCTCGACCACTCCACCATCTACGACCGCATCTGGGGCTACGACTTCGGCCCCGGCTCCAAGAACCTCGCCGTCTACGTCGGCTATCTGCGCCGCAAGCTCGACGAGCCGGACGCCCCGCAGCTGATCCACACGGTGCGCGGCGTGGGTTACGTGCTGCGGGAGGACTGA
- a CDS encoding FMN reductase, protein MRLVVVSAGLSVPSSTRLLGDRLAAAVGRQADVDVEVVELRDLAVEIAHHFTNGFPGRELAAAIDAVTSADGLVVVTPVFSASYSGLFKSFFDVIEKDALAGMPVLIAATGGTARHSLVLEHALRPLFAYLRTVVAPTGVYAASEDWGAEGLEGRIERAAGELAGLMVGRPARKKAEPEVVPFEERLAALRPAG, encoded by the coding sequence ATGAGGCTCGTCGTCGTGTCCGCGGGGCTGAGCGTCCCGTCGTCCACTCGACTGCTGGGCGACCGGCTGGCGGCCGCGGTCGGCAGGCAGGCCGACGTGGACGTCGAGGTCGTCGAGCTGCGCGACCTCGCCGTGGAGATCGCGCACCACTTCACCAACGGCTTCCCCGGGCGCGAGCTGGCCGCCGCCATCGATGCCGTGACCTCGGCGGACGGGCTGGTCGTCGTCACGCCCGTGTTCTCCGCCTCGTACAGCGGGCTGTTCAAGTCGTTCTTCGACGTGATCGAGAAGGACGCGCTGGCGGGCATGCCGGTGCTGATCGCCGCGACCGGCGGCACGGCCCGGCACTCCCTCGTCCTGGAGCACGCGCTGCGTCCGCTCTTCGCCTACCTGCGGACCGTGGTCGCCCCGACCGGGGTGTACGCCGCATCGGAGGACTGGGGTGCGGAAGGGCTGGAGGGGCGGATCGAGCGGGCGGCGGGGGAGCTGGCGGGGTTGATGGTGGGGCGGCCTGCGAGGAAGAAGGCCGAGCCCGAGGTGGTGCCGTTCGAGGAGCGGCTCGCCGCGCTGCGACCGGCTGGGTGA
- a CDS encoding LLM class flavin-dependent oxidoreductase, with product MQFGIFSVGDVTPDPTTGRTPTERDRIKAMVAIALKAEEVGLDVFATGEHHNPPFVPSSPTTMLGYIAARTERLVLSTSTTLITTNDPVKIAEDFAMLQHLADGRVDLMMGRGNTGPVYPWFGQDIRQGINLAIENYALLHRLWREDVVNWEGKFRTPLQGFTSTPRPLDGVPPFVWHGSIRSPEIAEQAAYYGDGFFHNNIFWPADHTKRMVELYRNRYAHYGHGTPEQAIVGLGGQVFMRRNSQDAVREFRPYFDVAPVYGHGPALEDFMDQTPLTVGSPQQVIEKTLSFREYAGDYQRQLFLMDHAGLPLKTVLEQIDLLGEEVVPVLRKEFANGRPADVPEAPTHASLLAKKEMTVA from the coding sequence ATGCAGTTCGGGATCTTCAGCGTCGGCGATGTCACGCCGGACCCCACCACGGGCCGTACGCCGACCGAGCGCGACCGCATCAAGGCCATGGTCGCCATCGCGCTGAAGGCCGAGGAGGTCGGGCTCGACGTCTTCGCGACCGGCGAGCACCACAACCCGCCCTTCGTGCCGTCGTCGCCGACGACCATGCTCGGCTACATCGCGGCGCGGACGGAGCGGCTGGTCCTGTCCACCTCCACCACCCTGATCACCACCAACGACCCGGTGAAGATCGCCGAGGACTTCGCGATGCTCCAGCACCTGGCCGACGGCCGGGTGGACCTGATGATGGGCCGCGGCAACACCGGCCCGGTCTACCCCTGGTTCGGCCAGGACATCCGGCAGGGCATCAACCTCGCCATCGAGAACTACGCCCTGCTGCACCGGCTGTGGCGCGAGGACGTCGTGAACTGGGAGGGCAAGTTCCGTACGCCGCTGCAGGGCTTCACCTCCACGCCCCGCCCCCTGGACGGCGTACCGCCCTTCGTCTGGCACGGCTCCATCCGCTCCCCGGAGATCGCCGAGCAGGCCGCGTACTACGGCGACGGCTTCTTCCACAACAACATCTTCTGGCCCGCCGACCACACCAAGCGGATGGTCGAGCTGTACCGCAACCGGTACGCGCACTACGGCCACGGCACGCCCGAGCAGGCGATCGTCGGACTGGGCGGGCAGGTGTTCATGCGGAGGAACTCCCAGGACGCCGTGCGGGAGTTCCGGCCGTACTTCGACGTCGCCCCGGTGTACGGGCACGGTCCCGCACTGGAGGACTTCATGGACCAGACCCCGCTGACCGTGGGCTCCCCGCAGCAGGTCATCGAGAAGACCCTGTCCTTCCGCGAGTACGCCGGCGACTACCAGCGCCAGCTCTTCCTGATGGACCACGCCGGCCTGCCGCTGAAGACCGTCCTGGAGCAGATCGACCTGCTCGGCGAGGAGGTCGTGCCGGTGCTGCGCAAGGAGTTCGCGAACGGCCGCCCGGCCGACGTCCCGGAGGCGCCCACGCACGCGTCCCTGCTCGCCAAGAAGGAGATGACCGTCGCATGA
- a CDS encoding TIGR03086 family metal-binding protein: MDANAVKTYGIGELLGLARERAVPVVRGIPDEALAGPTPCAEYDVKALVNHLFQVIVQFQRLAVKETSDFGETPDRVGEGPDWRERLADEADRLVAAWSAPGAEEGTTGGMNMPARLVGSMALLDLTVHVWDLARATGQDHPGADEAVVTELTGAVAELAPTARKMGVFGEPVAEPEGASRFERLLARTGRDPHWPRS, translated from the coding sequence ATGGACGCAAACGCGGTGAAGACGTACGGCATCGGTGAGCTGCTGGGCCTGGCGCGGGAGCGGGCGGTGCCGGTGGTGCGGGGCATCCCGGACGAGGCCCTCGCCGGTCCCACGCCCTGTGCCGAGTACGACGTGAAGGCCCTGGTCAATCACCTCTTCCAGGTGATCGTGCAGTTCCAGCGGCTGGCGGTGAAGGAGACGTCGGACTTCGGCGAGACCCCCGACCGGGTCGGGGAGGGCCCCGACTGGCGGGAGCGGCTCGCGGACGAGGCGGACCGGCTGGTCGCGGCCTGGTCCGCGCCCGGCGCCGAGGAGGGCACGACGGGCGGGATGAACATGCCGGCGCGGCTGGTCGGCTCGATGGCGCTGCTCGATCTGACGGTGCATGTGTGGGACCTGGCGCGGGCCACGGGCCAGGACCACCCCGGCGCCGACGAGGCGGTCGTGACGGAGCTGACCGGTGCGGTGGCCGAACTGGCGCCGACGGCCCGGAAGATGGGGGTGTTCGGGGAGCCGGTGGCGGAGCCGGAGGGCGCGTCGCGGTTCGAGCGGCTGCTCGCGCGGACCGGCAGGGATCCGCACTGGCCGCGGTCGTAG
- a CDS encoding helix-turn-helix domain-containing protein has translation MEAPRPDTRGIVDPSGLLNRVRFRRHEPAEPLRRYIEWYWLIDWDLPEPYASQVVPHPSVNLTFQWDEAEGPPYAEVTGVALGLFTRKLTGPGRVCGVKFRPGGFRPYAPEAPVSRWTGRTLPAEEVFPAATGDAARTIVTPAADHARVAALDAFLLALPRTPDPQADLAITLVRHIRADRTVRRVGDLARAHGLSVRALQRLFSAHVGVSPKWCILRYRIHEALEHAGNRADVDWAALATELGYADQAHLVRDFTATVGVPPTAYAQGER, from the coding sequence ATGGAGGCACCGCGCCCCGACACCCGCGGGATCGTCGACCCGTCCGGACTGCTGAACCGCGTCCGGTTCCGCCGCCACGAGCCCGCCGAGCCGCTGCGCCGGTACATCGAGTGGTACTGGCTGATCGACTGGGACCTGCCCGAGCCCTACGCCTCCCAGGTCGTCCCGCATCCGTCCGTCAACCTCACCTTCCAGTGGGACGAGGCCGAGGGACCCCCGTACGCCGAGGTCACCGGCGTGGCGCTGGGCCTCTTCACCAGGAAGCTGACCGGCCCGGGCCGGGTCTGCGGGGTGAAGTTCCGGCCCGGCGGATTCCGGCCGTACGCCCCCGAGGCGCCGGTCTCCCGGTGGACGGGCCGCACGCTGCCCGCCGAGGAGGTGTTCCCGGCGGCCACCGGCGACGCCGCCCGCACAATCGTCACCCCCGCCGCCGACCACGCCCGCGTGGCCGCCCTGGACGCCTTCCTCCTGGCCCTCCCCCGCACCCCCGACCCCCAGGCCGACCTCGCCATCACCCTCGTCCGGCACATCCGCGCCGACCGCACGGTCCGCCGCGTCGGCGACCTCGCCCGGGCGCACGGCCTGTCGGTGCGGGCGCTGCAACGCCTCTTCTCGGCCCACGTCGGCGTCAGCCCCAAGTGGTGCATCCTGCGCTACCGCATCCACGAGGCCCTGGAACACGCCGGCAACCGCGCCGACGTCGACTGGGCCGCCCTCGCCACCGAACTCGGCTACGCCGACCAGGCCCATCTGGTGCGGGACTTCACGGCGACGGTGGGGGTGCCGCCGACGGCGTACGCACAGGGAGAGCGCTGA
- a CDS encoding YnfA family protein has translation MLILRSAALFVVAALLEIGGAWLVWQGVREHRGWLWIGAGVMALGAYGFVATLQPDAHFGRILAAYGGVFVAGSLAWGMVADGYRPDRWDVTGALICLAGMAVIMYAPRGS, from the coding sequence ATGCTGATCCTGCGCTCCGCCGCCCTGTTCGTCGTCGCCGCTCTCCTCGAGATCGGCGGTGCCTGGCTGGTCTGGCAGGGCGTGCGCGAGCACCGCGGCTGGCTGTGGATCGGCGCGGGCGTCATGGCCCTCGGCGCCTACGGCTTCGTCGCCACGCTCCAGCCCGACGCCCACTTCGGCCGGATCCTCGCCGCGTACGGCGGTGTCTTCGTCGCCGGTTCGCTGGCCTGGGGGATGGTCGCCGACGGCTACCGCCCGGACCGCTGGGACGTCACGGGCGCGCTGATCTGCCTCGCGGGCATGGCGGTGATCATGTACGCGCCGCGGGGAAGCTGA
- a CDS encoding SDR family NAD(P)-dependent oxidoreductase, whose amino-acid sequence MPTAAPSAASRIAVVTGASSGIGAATARQLAAAGYRVVLTARRKDRIEALAEEITTAGGSATAYQLDVTDRAAVDEFATAFRTIGVLVNNAGGALGADPVATGDPADWRTMYETNVIGTLNLTQALLPKLEASGDGTVVVVSSTAGHGTYEGGAGYVAAKHGAHVLAETLRLEIVGRPVRVIEIAPGMVRTDEFALTRFGGDTDKAAKVYEGVADPLTADDVADTVTWAVTRPSHVNIDLLVVRPRAQASNTKVHREL is encoded by the coding sequence ATGCCCACCGCCGCACCGTCCGCCGCCTCCCGCATCGCCGTCGTCACGGGTGCGAGCAGCGGCATCGGAGCCGCCACGGCACGTCAGCTCGCCGCGGCCGGCTACCGGGTCGTCCTGACCGCCCGCCGCAAGGACCGCATCGAGGCACTGGCGGAGGAGATCACCACGGCCGGCGGATCGGCGACGGCGTACCAGCTCGACGTCACCGACCGCGCCGCGGTCGACGAGTTCGCGACCGCCTTCAGGACGATCGGCGTCCTGGTCAACAACGCGGGCGGCGCACTGGGCGCCGACCCGGTCGCGACCGGTGACCCGGCCGACTGGCGCACGATGTACGAGACGAACGTCATCGGCACCCTTAACCTCACCCAGGCCCTGCTGCCCAAGCTGGAGGCGAGCGGCGACGGCACGGTGGTCGTCGTCTCCTCGACGGCCGGCCACGGCACCTACGAGGGCGGCGCGGGCTACGTGGCCGCCAAGCACGGCGCCCATGTGCTGGCCGAGACGCTCCGCCTGGAGATCGTCGGCCGCCCGGTGCGCGTCATCGAGATCGCGCCCGGCATGGTCCGGACGGACGAGTTCGCCCTGACCCGCTTCGGCGGCGACACCGACAAGGCGGCCAAGGTCTACGAGGGCGTGGCCGACCCCCTGACGGCCGACGACGTGGCCGACACCGTCACCTGGGCGGTCACCCGCCCCAGCCACGTCAACATCGACCTCCTGGTCGTCCGCCCCCGGGCCCAGGCGTCCAACACCAAGGTGCACAGGGAGCTGTGA
- a CDS encoding RtcB family protein has translation MSYVEMPGAKVPIRMWTDPATVEDVALQQLRNVATLPWIKGLAVMPDVHYGKGATVGSVIAMQGAVCPAAVGVDIGCGMSAVRTSLTANDLPGDLSRLRSRIEQAIPVGRGMHDDPVDPGRLHGLATGGWDDFWGRFDGIADAVKFRQERAGKQMGTLGGGNHFVEVCTDTDGSVWLMLHSGSRNIGKELAEHHIGVAQKLPHNQGLVDRDLAVFVADTPQMAAYRNDLFWAQEYARYNRTIMMALLKDVVRKEFKKAKPTFEPEISAHHNYVAEERYDGMDLLVTRKGAIRAGSGEYGIIPGSMGTGSYIVKGLGNSMSFNSASHGAGRRMSRNAAKRRFSTKDLEEQTRGVECRKDSGVVDEIPGAYKPIEQVIDQQRDLVEVVAKLKQVVCVKG, from the coding sequence ATGTCGTACGTGGAGATGCCGGGCGCGAAGGTGCCCATCCGGATGTGGACCGACCCGGCGACGGTCGAGGACGTGGCCCTGCAGCAGCTGCGGAACGTCGCGACCCTGCCGTGGATCAAGGGGCTCGCGGTCATGCCGGACGTCCACTACGGGAAGGGCGCGACGGTCGGGTCCGTCATCGCGATGCAGGGGGCCGTGTGTCCCGCGGCGGTGGGCGTGGACATCGGCTGCGGGATGTCGGCGGTGAGGACGTCGCTCACCGCGAACGATCTGCCGGGGGACCTGTCGCGGCTGCGGTCGAGGATCGAGCAGGCGATTCCGGTGGGGCGGGGGATGCATGACGACCCCGTCGACCCCGGGCGGCTGCACGGGCTCGCCACCGGCGGGTGGGACGACTTCTGGGGGCGGTTCGACGGGATCGCGGACGCGGTCAAGTTCCGTCAGGAGCGCGCCGGTAAGCAGATGGGAACGCTCGGCGGCGGCAACCACTTTGTCGAGGTATGCACGGATACGGACGGTTCTGTCTGGCTGATGCTGCACTCGGGTTCCCGCAACATCGGCAAGGAACTGGCCGAGCATCACATCGGCGTGGCCCAGAAGCTCCCGCACAACCAGGGCCTGGTCGACCGGGACCTCGCCGTCTTCGTGGCGGACACCCCGCAGATGGCGGCGTACCGCAACGACCTGTTCTGGGCGCAGGAGTACGCCAGGTACAACCGCACGATCATGATGGCGCTCCTGAAGGACGTGGTCCGCAAGGAGTTCAAGAAGGCGAAGCCGACCTTCGAGCCCGAGATCAGCGCGCACCACAACTACGTGGCCGAGGAGCGCTACGACGGCATGGACCTGCTCGTGACCCGTAAGGGCGCGATCCGGGCCGGCTCCGGCGAGTACGGCATCATCCCGGGCTCCATGGGCACCGGCTCGTACATCGTGAAGGGCCTCGGGAACTCGATGTCCTTCAACTCGGCCTCGCACGGCGCGGGTCGGCGCATGAGCCGCAACGCGGCCAAGCGCCGGTTCTCGACGAAGGATCTGGAGGAGCAGACGCGGGGCGTGGAGTGCCGTAAGGACTCCGGTGTCGTGGACGAGATCCCGGGTGCCTACAAGCCGATCGAGCAGGTCATCGACCAGCAGCGGGACCTCGTGGAGGTCGTGGCGAAGCTGAAGCAGGTCGTGTGCGTGAAGGGCTGA